The Kitasatospora sp. NBC_00374 genome has a segment encoding these proteins:
- a CDS encoding gamma-glutamyl-gamma-aminobutyrate hydrolase family protein, with protein sequence MSVRPLIGITSYLDEAAWGVWRQSAAVLPQTYLDAVSRAGGTPVLLPPQGGGVQRLVGALDGLLLAGGSDIDPARYGADPHPRTGRPHPARDAWEFELLAAALDRDLPVLGICRGMQLLNVALGGDLVQHLPDESHQTLPATYVRQGVVVRPESRLGEILGPSAQVSCYHHQAVGRIGSGLRATAWSADETVEALELPDRSFAVAVQWHPETDPDDPRLFDAFTAASCKEAAR encoded by the coding sequence GTGAGCGTGCGCCCCCTGATCGGCATCACCAGCTACCTGGACGAGGCGGCCTGGGGCGTCTGGCGCCAGAGCGCGGCCGTCCTGCCGCAGACCTACCTCGACGCCGTCTCCCGGGCCGGGGGCACCCCCGTCCTGCTCCCGCCCCAGGGCGGCGGCGTCCAGCGGCTGGTCGGCGCGCTCGACGGGCTGCTGCTGGCCGGCGGCTCCGACATCGACCCCGCCCGCTACGGAGCCGACCCGCACCCGCGCACCGGCCGGCCCCACCCGGCCAGGGACGCCTGGGAGTTCGAGCTGCTGGCGGCCGCCCTCGACCGCGACCTGCCGGTCCTCGGCATCTGCCGGGGCATGCAGCTGCTCAACGTCGCCCTCGGCGGCGACCTCGTCCAGCACCTGCCCGACGAGAGCCACCAGACCCTGCCGGCCACCTACGTCCGGCAGGGCGTGGTGGTCCGGCCGGAGAGCCGCCTCGGCGAGATCCTCGGCCCCTCGGCGCAGGTGTCCTGCTACCACCACCAGGCGGTCGGCCGGATCGGCAGCGGACTGCGGGCCACCGCCTGGAGCGCCGACGAGACCGTCGAGGCCCTCGAACTGCCCGACCGGTCCTTCGCGGTGGCCGTCCAGTGGCACCCCGAGACCGACCCGGACGACCCGCGACTGTTCGACGCGTTCACCGCGGCCAGCTGCAAGGAGGCAGCCAGATGA
- a CDS encoding glutamine synthetase family protein, whose translation MSASRLTLDRLRQLVADGSIDTVVLAMTDMQGRLQGKRVAADYFLSDVVPNAAEGCGYLLAVDIDMNTVDGYQISSWESGYGDLVLTPDLDTLRMVPWHPATVMVQCDVHHHDGKPVTVSPRQILRRQLERLAGYGWSAYVGTELEFIVFRDSYEQAWDKAYHGLTPVNQYNVDYSILGTSRIEPLLRRLRNSMAGAGLTVESAKGECNPGQHEIAFKYGEALTTCDDHSVYKTGAKEIASQEGVSLTFMAKYNEREGNSCHIHLSLRDEQGRPVMAGDGPNGFSRTMEHFLAGQLACLADFSLLLAPTVNSYKRYVPGSFAPTAVAWGRDNRTCALRVVGHGPSLRFENRVPGGDVNPYLAVAALIAAGLHGVEHQLPLEAEFTGNAYASDAPRVPSTLRDAVEAFERSEVAAEAFGKEVVQHYTHAGRTELAAYDAAVTDWERRRGFERL comes from the coding sequence ATGAGTGCGTCCCGGCTCACCCTCGACCGGCTGCGGCAGCTGGTCGCCGACGGGAGCATCGACACCGTCGTGCTGGCCATGACCGACATGCAGGGCCGTCTCCAGGGCAAGCGGGTGGCCGCCGACTACTTCCTCAGCGACGTCGTCCCGAACGCCGCCGAGGGCTGCGGCTACCTGCTGGCCGTCGACATCGACATGAACACCGTGGACGGCTACCAGATCTCCTCCTGGGAGAGCGGCTACGGCGACCTCGTCCTCACCCCCGACCTCGACACCCTGCGGATGGTGCCCTGGCACCCCGCCACCGTGATGGTCCAGTGCGACGTGCACCACCACGACGGCAAGCCGGTCACCGTCTCGCCGCGGCAGATCCTGCGCCGCCAGCTGGAGCGGCTGGCCGGCTACGGCTGGAGCGCCTACGTCGGCACCGAGCTGGAGTTCATCGTCTTCCGGGACAGCTACGAGCAGGCCTGGGACAAGGCGTACCACGGCCTCACCCCGGTCAACCAGTACAACGTCGACTACTCCATCCTCGGCACCTCCCGGATCGAGCCGCTGCTGCGCCGGCTGCGCAACAGCATGGCCGGCGCCGGCCTCACCGTGGAGTCCGCCAAGGGCGAGTGCAACCCCGGCCAGCACGAGATCGCCTTCAAGTACGGCGAGGCGCTGACCACCTGCGACGACCACTCCGTCTACAAGACCGGCGCCAAGGAGATCGCCTCGCAGGAGGGCGTCAGCCTCACCTTCATGGCGAAGTACAACGAGCGCGAGGGCAACTCCTGCCACATCCACCTCAGCCTGCGCGACGAGCAGGGCCGGCCGGTGATGGCGGGGGACGGGCCGAACGGCTTCTCCCGCACCATGGAGCACTTCCTGGCCGGACAGCTCGCCTGCCTGGCCGACTTCTCGCTGCTGCTCGCGCCGACCGTCAACTCCTACAAGCGGTACGTGCCGGGCAGCTTCGCCCCCACCGCCGTCGCCTGGGGACGGGACAACCGCACCTGCGCCCTGCGGGTGGTCGGCCACGGCCCCTCCCTGCGGTTCGAGAACCGCGTCCCCGGCGGCGACGTCAACCCGTACCTCGCGGTGGCCGCCCTGATCGCCGCCGGCCTGCACGGCGTCGAGCACCAACTGCCGCTGGAAGCGGAGTTCACCGGCAACGCGTACGCCTCCGACGCCCCCCGGGTGCCGTCCACGCTGCGCGACGCGGTGGAGGCCTTCGAACGCAGCGAGGTCGCCGCCGAGGCCTTCGGCAAGGAGGTCGTCCAGCACTACACCCACGCCGGCCGGACCGAACTGGCCGCCTACGACGCGGCGGTGACCGACTGGGAGCGGCGCCGCGGATTCGAGCGGCTGTGA
- a CDS encoding amino acid permease — protein MSERATASDPAVLSEDERRLRELGYTQELARSMSGFSNFAVSFSIVSVLSGCLTLYGMGMNTGGPAMITWGWPLVGLMTLCVGLAMAEICSSYPTAGGLYYWAARLARTKGPAASWFTGWFNFMGQVAVTAGVDYGAAFFTNAFLDLQFGFTASTGHTVTIFVVILLLHGLLNTRGVKLVALLNSVSVWWHLVGVAVIVGALALLPDHHASASFVFTEFVNNTGFQNGFYVGMLGLLLAQYTLTGYDASAHMTEETHDAARSGPRGIVNAIVVSLVAGWILLLGITFAIRDYDGALGSSTGVPPAQIFIDAIGPTGAKLLLLIVIGAQFFCGMASVTANSRMIYAFSRDGALPGARLWHRINPRTQTPTSAVWLATGGALLLALPVLWNTTAYAAVTSISVIGLYISYVIPVFLRLRQGDDFPRGPWHLGRWSRIIGCVAVGWTAVITVLFMLPTVSPVTAVSFNYTPVAVGVVLGFAGLWWLVSARHWFTGPRIHDGPAAGSQELPDHQASPADELETR, from the coding sequence ATGTCCGAGCGGGCAACCGCGTCCGACCCCGCCGTGCTTTCCGAGGACGAACGCCGGCTGCGCGAACTCGGCTACACCCAGGAGCTCGCCCGCTCGATGTCGGGCTTCTCCAACTTCGCGGTCTCCTTCTCGATCGTCTCCGTCCTCTCCGGCTGCCTCACCCTCTACGGGATGGGCATGAACACCGGCGGGCCCGCCATGATCACCTGGGGCTGGCCGCTGGTCGGCCTGATGACGCTCTGCGTCGGCCTCGCGATGGCGGAGATCTGTTCCAGCTACCCGACCGCCGGCGGTCTCTACTACTGGGCCGCCAGGCTGGCCCGCACCAAGGGCCCCGCCGCCTCCTGGTTCACCGGCTGGTTCAACTTCATGGGCCAGGTCGCCGTCACCGCCGGCGTCGACTACGGCGCCGCGTTCTTCACCAACGCCTTCCTCGACCTGCAGTTCGGATTCACCGCCAGCACCGGCCACACGGTCACGATCTTCGTGGTGATCCTGCTGCTGCACGGACTGCTCAACACCCGCGGCGTCAAGCTGGTCGCCCTGCTCAACAGCGTCAGCGTCTGGTGGCACCTGGTCGGTGTCGCGGTGATCGTCGGCGCGCTGGCGCTGCTGCCCGACCACCACGCCTCCGCCTCGTTCGTGTTCACCGAGTTCGTCAACAACACCGGCTTCCAGAACGGCTTCTACGTCGGCATGCTCGGCCTGCTGCTGGCCCAGTACACCCTCACCGGCTACGACGCCTCCGCGCACATGACCGAGGAGACCCACGACGCGGCCCGCTCCGGCCCGCGCGGCATCGTCAACGCCATCGTGGTCTCGCTGGTGGCCGGCTGGATCCTGCTGCTCGGCATCACCTTCGCGATCCGGGACTACGACGGGGCGCTCGGCAGCTCCACCGGCGTGCCGCCCGCGCAGATCTTCATCGACGCGATCGGCCCGACCGGCGCCAAACTGCTCCTGCTGATCGTGATCGGCGCCCAGTTCTTCTGCGGTATGGCCTCGGTCACCGCCAACTCCCGGATGATCTACGCCTTCTCGCGGGACGGCGCACTGCCCGGCGCCCGCCTCTGGCACCGGATCAACCCCCGCACCCAGACGCCCACCAGCGCCGTCTGGCTGGCCACCGGCGGCGCCCTGCTGCTCGCCCTGCCGGTGCTGTGGAACACCACCGCCTACGCGGCGGTCACCTCGATCTCGGTGATCGGCCTCTACATCTCGTACGTGATCCCGGTGTTCCTCCGCCTTCGCCAGGGCGACGACTTCCCGCGTGGTCCCTGGCATCTGGGCCGCTGGAGCAGGATCATCGGCTGCGTCGCGGTCGGCTGGACAGCGGTGATCACCGTGCTGTTCATGCTGCCCACCGTCAGCCCGGTCACCGCCGTCAGCTTCAACTACACGCCCGTGGCGGTCGGCGTGGTGCTCGGGTTCGCCGGCCTGTGGTGGCTGGTCTCCGCCCGGCACTGGTTCACCGGCCCCCGGATCCACGACGGCCCCGCCGCCGGCAGCCAGGAACTGCCGGACCACCAGGCCTCCCCGGCCGACGAATTGGAGACCCGATGA
- a CDS encoding FadR/GntR family transcriptional regulator encodes MEEALLDRQLGTVFRPVRTGNAFEETVERILQAIKLGVIGHGDRLPAERDLAARLGVSRETLREALRSLQQAGFVEARRGRYGGTFVTYRLPAPDVDELRRAADDLGAELEDALTLRLVLETGAAELAARRELSEEQRGYLLQRLADADGASPEEYRQCDSRFHLAIGELTGSPSLAASITEARIRLNDLLNAIPMLGRNIDHASEQHGAMARAILTGDAPAARRATEEHLEATATLLRAFLG; translated from the coding sequence GTGGAGGAAGCACTGTTGGACCGGCAGCTCGGCACCGTGTTCCGCCCCGTGCGCACCGGCAACGCCTTCGAGGAGACCGTCGAACGGATCCTCCAGGCGATCAAGCTCGGCGTGATCGGCCACGGGGACCGGCTCCCCGCCGAACGCGACCTCGCCGCACGCCTGGGCGTCAGCCGCGAAACCCTGCGCGAGGCCCTGCGCTCCCTCCAGCAGGCCGGCTTCGTCGAGGCGCGACGCGGCCGCTACGGCGGCACCTTCGTCACCTACCGGCTGCCCGCACCCGACGTCGACGAGCTCCGCCGGGCCGCCGACGACCTGGGCGCCGAGCTGGAGGACGCCCTCACCCTGCGCCTCGTCCTGGAGACCGGCGCCGCCGAGCTGGCCGCCAGACGCGAGCTCTCCGAGGAGCAGCGCGGCTACCTGCTGCAGCGCCTCGCGGACGCGGACGGGGCGAGCCCCGAGGAGTACCGGCAGTGCGACTCCCGCTTCCACCTCGCGATCGGCGAGCTGACCGGCTCCCCCTCGCTGGCCGCCAGCATCACCGAGGCCCGGATCCGGCTGAACGACCTGCTGAACGCCATCCCGATGCTCGGCCGCAACATCGACCACGCCTCCGAGCAGCACGGTGCGATGGCCCGGGCCATCCTCACCGGCGACGCCCCCGCCGCCCGCCGCGCCACCGAGGAGCACCTGGAGGCGACCGCCACCCTGCTGCGGGCCTTCCTCGGCTGA
- a CDS encoding maleylpyruvate isomerase family mycothiol-dependent enzyme, with amino-acid sequence MDYVSHFRREVRAFEVAVRRAAGRETVPLVPSCPGWSVSDLVLHLGSVHRVVTHVIRDRPSRVPDATDLGFLRLPEDTDGWPAPEHQPNLGPVPPGLGDWFTAGAAELAALFTDRDPAEEVWTWSPERSVGFWQRMQAIEAAVHRWDAEDAAGTARPVDAALARDAVAQTFTVMAPARRSWRQAPPGSGERYRLRESDGPGRWTAHFDGSQVLLGDGADRYDVELAGTASDLMLFLWGRLPADRLAVTGDRAVLDRYFTLVPPV; translated from the coding sequence ATGGACTACGTTTCCCACTTCCGCCGTGAGGTCCGGGCGTTCGAGGTCGCGGTCCGACGGGCCGCCGGACGGGAGACGGTGCCGCTGGTCCCGTCCTGTCCCGGCTGGTCGGTGTCCGACCTCGTGCTCCACCTGGGCTCGGTGCACCGGGTGGTGACCCACGTCATCCGGGACCGGCCGAGCCGCGTCCCGGACGCCACCGACCTCGGCTTCCTCCGGCTCCCCGAGGACACCGACGGCTGGCCCGCCCCGGAGCACCAGCCGAACCTGGGGCCGGTGCCGCCGGGCCTGGGCGACTGGTTCACCGCCGGGGCAGCGGAGTTGGCCGCGCTGTTCACCGACCGCGACCCCGCCGAGGAGGTGTGGACCTGGTCGCCGGAGCGCAGCGTCGGGTTCTGGCAGCGGATGCAGGCCATCGAGGCCGCCGTGCACCGCTGGGACGCCGAGGACGCGGCCGGCACCGCACGGCCCGTCGACGCCGCACTCGCCCGCGACGCCGTCGCGCAGACCTTCACCGTGATGGCCCCCGCGCGCCGGTCCTGGCGCCAGGCCCCACCCGGATCGGGCGAACGCTACCGCCTCCGCGAGAGCGACGGCCCGGGCCGCTGGACGGCCCACTTCGACGGCTCGCAGGTCCTTCTCGGTGACGGCGCCGACCGGTACGACGTCGAGCTCGCCGGCACCGCCTCCGACCTGATGCTCTTCCTGTGGGGCCGCCTCCCGGCCGACCGCCTCGCCGTCACCGGCGACCGGGCCGTCCTGGACCGCTACTTCACCCTCGTCCCACCCGTGTGA
- a CDS encoding glycosyltransferase 87 family protein, with the protein MRLPATGRRAVVLLALAGATGLFLAVIPGHRGWFDVGVYYGTVRHWTDGGPLYDYVHPNSTMGFTYPPFAAVCMLPMALVGWHTAVAISVVLSALAAAALLRWLVDPVARRMGWNRWFAFGVAGCLFGLLEPVRDTFSFGQVNLLLVALVLADWRLLAGARGGAAPGREDGDAGRRRSRYAGIGIGLAAAFKLTPAVFILYLAVTRRRRAALVATGTAAAATLLGRMADPEASYAFWTDLLWHTDRVGSLGYVSNQSLQGMIVRLAPDLPGRAVWGLAVLCVLAVWGYRVHRAAAAGDEAGGFALTGLAACLISPITWVHHLVWALPALLLLAEAGLREPADSARRRRLLTAAVTGYVLLCSSVVWLWRFDTGGVGGLVGGSAYLWITLGLLLGLPIRPVRAAADPPGEDAVAGRPVPAGRTVGTAPGIHRPAGGESIGAGPSRSRRRTVGSGGRSRGELPEPEHSATRPI; encoded by the coding sequence GTGAGGCTGCCCGCCACCGGGCGCCGGGCCGTGGTCCTGCTCGCGCTGGCCGGTGCGACCGGGCTCTTCCTGGCCGTGATCCCGGGCCACCGCGGCTGGTTCGACGTCGGTGTCTACTACGGGACCGTCCGGCACTGGACCGACGGCGGCCCGCTGTACGACTACGTGCACCCCAACAGCACGATGGGCTTCACCTATCCGCCGTTCGCCGCGGTCTGCATGCTGCCGATGGCCCTGGTGGGCTGGCACACCGCCGTCGCGATCAGCGTCGTGCTGAGCGCGCTGGCCGCGGCCGCGCTGCTGCGCTGGCTGGTCGACCCGGTCGCCCGGCGCATGGGCTGGAACCGCTGGTTCGCGTTCGGGGTGGCCGGCTGCCTGTTCGGCCTGCTCGAACCCGTCCGGGACACCTTCAGCTTCGGCCAGGTCAACCTGCTGCTGGTCGCCCTGGTGCTGGCCGACTGGCGGCTGCTGGCGGGCGCCCGCGGCGGGGCCGCGCCCGGCCGCGAGGACGGCGACGCCGGCCGGCGGCGCAGCCGGTACGCGGGGATCGGGATCGGGCTGGCCGCCGCGTTCAAGCTGACGCCCGCGGTGTTCATCCTCTACCTCGCCGTCACCCGGCGCCGCCGCGCCGCGCTGGTCGCGACCGGCACGGCGGCGGCCGCGACCCTGCTCGGCCGGATGGCGGATCCCGAGGCCTCCTACGCCTTCTGGACCGATCTGCTGTGGCACACCGACCGGGTCGGCTCGCTCGGGTACGTGTCCAACCAGTCCCTCCAGGGCATGATCGTCAGGCTTGCCCCGGACCTGCCGGGCCGCGCGGTCTGGGGCCTGGCGGTGCTGTGCGTGCTCGCCGTCTGGGGGTACCGGGTGCACCGGGCCGCGGCGGCCGGCGACGAGGCCGGCGGCTTCGCACTGACCGGGCTGGCCGCCTGCCTGATCAGCCCGATTACCTGGGTGCACCATCTGGTGTGGGCGCTGCCGGCGCTGCTCCTGCTCGCGGAGGCCGGGCTGCGCGAGCCGGCCGACTCCGCGCGCCGCCGCCGGCTGCTCACCGCGGCGGTCACCGGGTACGTCCTGCTCTGCAGCAGCGTGGTGTGGCTCTGGCGGTTCGACACCGGCGGCGTGGGCGGACTGGTCGGCGGCAGCGCCTATCTGTGGATCACGCTCGGCCTGCTGCTCGGCCTGCCGATCCGCCCGGTCCGTGCCGCCGCCGACCCGCCGGGGGAGGATGCCGTCGCGGGCCGTCCGGTGCCGGCCGGTCGGACCGTTGGGACGGCTCCGGGAATCCACCGCCCGGCGGGAGGTGAATCGATCGGAGCCGGGCCCTCCCGCTCGCGCCGGCGAACGGTCGGGTCGGGCGGCCGCAGCCGTGGCGAGCTCCCGGAGCCCGAACACTCTGCGACACGCCCGATCTGA
- the mptB gene encoding polyprenol phosphomannose-dependent alpha 1,6 mannosyltransferase MptB, which translates to MPIRGVATDPYWCRTLGFAGTAVLAVGGLAAGALPIGVSYGPLRGHPRLGLLAAYFGLVLLVAGWLRLGRALRGPRPPGPRSLVLTLALWAAPLLAGPPLFSRDVYSYLAQGAMIDGGLDVYTHGPADLGGPLAEEVPAVWQSTPAPYGPVFLALAGAVARQAGQGVYLGVVGLRVVALLGVALLVWLTPRLARACGVDPGVALWLGALNPLLLLHLIAGAHNDAVMLGLLVAGLVLALTRRPVWAAGVVTLAALVKAPAALGLLPVAVLWADRLRGRARTVRAASATLAVALGTAAAVTAATGTGYGWVRALGTPVSAGNWSVTSALGRATDALAAALGAGPAESAVPLWRWLGLAGALLVLLYLWTGRDRPAPVHALGLSLAAVVVLGPALRPWYALWGVVVLAGAATGGRIRRWAAPASGVLALAVLPSGFPPEPSELAAAVAGGLLALSCLRLLPGGRTAPLALETPGGSPW; encoded by the coding sequence ATGCCGATCCGGGGTGTGGCCACTGACCCGTACTGGTGCCGGACGCTCGGATTCGCGGGCACGGCGGTCCTCGCGGTCGGTGGCCTGGCCGCGGGGGCGCTTCCGATCGGGGTGTCCTACGGACCGCTCCGCGGGCATCCCCGACTCGGGCTGCTGGCCGCGTACTTCGGGCTCGTCCTGCTCGTCGCCGGCTGGCTGCGGCTGGGGCGGGCGCTGCGCGGCCCGCGGCCGCCGGGGCCGCGTTCGCTGGTTCTGACGCTGGCGCTGTGGGCGGCGCCGCTGCTGGCCGGGCCGCCGCTGTTCAGCCGGGACGTCTACAGCTACCTGGCGCAGGGCGCGATGATCGACGGCGGCCTCGACGTCTACACCCACGGCCCGGCCGACCTGGGCGGACCGCTGGCCGAGGAGGTCCCCGCCGTCTGGCAGTCCACCCCGGCGCCGTACGGGCCGGTGTTCCTGGCGCTGGCCGGCGCGGTGGCCCGGCAGGCCGGGCAGGGGGTGTACCTCGGGGTCGTCGGTCTGCGGGTGGTGGCCCTGCTCGGGGTCGCTCTGCTGGTCTGGCTGACCCCGCGGCTGGCCCGGGCCTGCGGGGTGGACCCCGGCGTGGCGCTGTGGCTCGGTGCGCTCAACCCGCTGCTGCTGCTGCACCTGATCGCGGGGGCGCACAACGACGCGGTGATGCTCGGGCTGCTGGTCGCCGGGCTGGTTCTCGCGCTGACCCGGCGCCCGGTCTGGGCCGCCGGGGTCGTCACGCTCGCCGCACTGGTCAAGGCCCCGGCCGCGCTGGGACTGCTGCCGGTGGCGGTGCTGTGGGCCGACCGGCTGCGGGGGCGCGCCCGGACGGTCCGCGCGGCCTCGGCCACGCTCGCGGTCGCACTCGGCACGGCGGCCGCGGTGACCGCCGCGACCGGCACCGGCTACGGCTGGGTACGTGCCCTCGGTACCCCGGTCTCGGCCGGGAACTGGTCGGTGACCAGCGCCCTCGGCCGGGCCACCGACGCTCTGGCGGCCGCGCTCGGGGCCGGGCCGGCCGAGTCGGCGGTGCCGCTGTGGCGTTGGCTGGGCCTGGCCGGCGCGCTGCTGGTGCTGCTGTACCTGTGGACCGGACGGGACCGGCCCGCCCCCGTCCACGCGTTGGGGCTGAGCCTGGCCGCGGTGGTGGTGCTCGGCCCGGCGCTGCGGCCCTGGTACGCGCTGTGGGGCGTGGTCGTGCTCGCGGGGGCCGCGACCGGCGGGCGAATACGCCGCTGGGCGGCGCCCGCCAGCGGGGTGCTCGCGCTGGCCGTGCTTCCGAGCGGGTTCCCGCCCGAGCCCTCGGAGTTGGCGGCGGCCGTCGCCGGCGGGCTGCTGGCGCTGTCCTGCCTGCGGCTGCTCCCGGGCGGCCGGACCGCACCGCTGGCCCTGGAGACGCCGGGGGGATCGCCGTGGTGA
- a CDS encoding GNAT family N-acetyltransferase — protein MTAVTTLTLPAAVHGTSAPTTPAAPAARRATPAPAPVYTVSLARDEADLRASQRLRHQVFAEELGAVLDTPLPGFDVDPFDDFCDHLLVRDESTGEVVGTYRLLRPAQAARAGRLYSDSEFDLSNLAGIRGDLVEVGRSCIAAEHRGNGAVINLMWGGIARYLTEAGNTWIAGCCSVPLSDGGGTAAGVWDAMAARHLAPAEYRVRPHRPWDPSGIVRPARTTVPALLRGYLRLGAWVCGEPAYDADFGVSDLYVLLSLKRTDPRYLRHFLAAGQPAPTGPAGPAA, from the coding sequence ATGACTGCAGTTACCACTCTCACGCTGCCGGCCGCCGTCCACGGCACCTCGGCGCCCACGACCCCGGCGGCCCCGGCGGCCCGCCGGGCCACTCCCGCACCGGCGCCCGTCTACACCGTCTCGCTGGCCCGCGACGAGGCCGACCTGCGGGCCTCGCAGCGGCTGCGCCACCAGGTCTTCGCCGAGGAGCTCGGCGCGGTGCTGGACACCCCGCTGCCCGGCTTCGACGTCGACCCGTTCGACGACTTCTGCGACCACCTGCTGGTGCGCGACGAGTCGACCGGCGAGGTGGTCGGCACCTACCGGCTGCTGCGCCCGGCGCAGGCGGCCCGGGCCGGACGCCTCTACTCCGACAGCGAGTTCGACCTGTCGAACCTGGCCGGCATCCGCGGTGACCTGGTCGAGGTCGGCCGCTCCTGCATCGCCGCCGAGCACCGCGGCAACGGCGCGGTCATCAACCTGATGTGGGGCGGCATCGCCCGCTACCTGACCGAGGCCGGGAACACCTGGATCGCCGGCTGCTGCTCCGTCCCCCTGTCTGACGGCGGCGGCACCGCGGCCGGGGTCTGGGACGCGATGGCCGCCCGGCACCTCGCCCCGGCGGAGTACCGGGTCCGTCCGCACCGCCCGTGGGACCCGAGCGGTATCGTCCGCCCGGCCCGGACCACCGTCCCGGCGCTGCTGCGCGGCTACCTGCGGCTCGGGGCCTGGGTCTGCGGCGAGCCCGCGTACGACGCCGACTTCGGCGTCAGCGACCTGTACGTGCTGCTCTCCCTGAAGCGCACCGACCCGCGCTACCTGCGGCACTTCCTGGCGGCCGGACAGCCCGCGCCGACCGGCCCGGCGGGACCGGCGGCATGA
- a CDS encoding lysophospholipid acyltransferase family protein — protein MSAWLPSAPCTPQACVALPPATVSLVRRVLRCLAGFTLLAAGIALAPLVRRLPAPLGAPLVRGWSLTVAAALGVRVRATGAAEAGRGGALVVANHISWLDILLIAAVRPGRMLAKSEVARWPVAGRFVAWGGTLFIDRDRLRSLPGTVGEIGAVLRRGGRVVVFPEGSTWCGRGGGGRFRPALFQAAIDAGVPVQPVTIRYRLTDGSATSAPAFVGDDGMLSSVWRVVGARGLVGELQLAGPITASPHVGRRVLAQAAQAAVERRACGGPVPPHTVRPTPAAAGVAPRRRAARWA, from the coding sequence ATGAGCGCCTGGCTGCCGTCGGCCCCGTGCACCCCGCAGGCGTGCGTGGCGCTGCCGCCGGCGACGGTCTCCCTCGTCCGCCGGGTGCTGCGCTGCCTCGCGGGGTTCACCCTGCTGGCGGCCGGGATCGCGCTGGCCCCGCTGGTCCGCCGGCTCCCGGCACCGCTCGGGGCGCCGCTGGTCCGGGGCTGGTCGCTCACGGTGGCCGCGGCGCTCGGGGTGCGGGTCCGCGCCACCGGTGCGGCGGAGGCCGGGCGCGGCGGCGCGCTCGTGGTGGCCAACCACATCTCCTGGCTGGACATCCTGCTGATCGCCGCGGTCCGGCCGGGCCGGATGCTGGCCAAGTCGGAGGTCGCCCGGTGGCCGGTGGCCGGCCGTTTCGTCGCCTGGGGCGGGACGCTCTTCATCGACCGGGACAGGCTGCGCTCGCTGCCCGGCACCGTCGGGGAGATCGGCGCGGTACTGCGGCGCGGCGGGCGGGTGGTGGTCTTCCCGGAGGGCAGCACCTGGTGCGGCCGGGGCGGCGGCGGCCGGTTCCGGCCCGCGCTGTTCCAGGCCGCGATCGACGCGGGCGTGCCGGTGCAGCCGGTGACGATCCGTTACCGCCTGACGGACGGCTCCGCCACCAGCGCGCCGGCCTTCGTCGGCGACGACGGGATGCTGTCGTCCGTCTGGCGGGTGGTCGGCGCGCGCGGTCTGGTCGGGGAGCTGCAGCTCGCCGGGCCGATCACGGCGTCGCCGCACGTCGGTCGCCGGGTCCTGGCACAGGCCGCGCAGGCGGCGGTCGAACGCCGCGCCTGCGGCGGGCCGGTTCCCCCGCACACCGTTCGCCCCACCCCCGCCGCGGCGGGGGTCGCTCCCCGGCGCCGGGCCGCCCGCTGGGCCTGA